A stretch of DNA from Archangium lipolyticum:
ATCGGCACGCCGGCCGCCTGGGCCTTCTCGGCCATGGCCAGGGAGTTGGACGAGGCCACCTCGCCCAGGATGAGGACCACCTTGTCCTGGGTGATGAGGCGGGTGACGGCCTGGGCGGCCTCCTCGGGCTTGCCCTGATCGTCGTAGACGCGCACGGCCAGCTTCTTGCCCTTCACCCCACCGGCGGCGTTGGCCTCCTTGAGGGCCAGGTCGATACCGTTGCGGGTGGAGATACCGAAGGTGGCCTGGGCACCGGTGAGGCTTCCCACCTCGCCCAGCAGGATGGTGTCCGAACCACCGGGCGTGCCTCCTGTGTTGGCCGGCTGGGCAGCCTGGCCACCAGGCGCCGCCTCACCAGAGGGAGCGGGCTGCGTCTTCTTCTCACACGCGGCCGCGAACAGCGCGAACGCGGCGATGAGCATCGGGGCGAAACGGCGCATGGGGGGATCTCCTGGGAAAGGCCACGGCAAAGCCCCGGTTTTCTATGGGGACCCGGAAGAGGGGTCAAGCTCGCAACGGCTCGCTGTCCGGCTCTCCTGCCTTTTTTTCCACCCTGCGTCCTGGTGCGTTATCCAGACCCCTCTGGGGCCACCGAGCGGCCGAGCCTCGCCTGCCCTCCTCCCGGAGACTGACGTCCCGCCCCCCCGGCTCCCACCTTTGTCGGAGACGAACCCCACCAGGAGGCGGACATGTATCAGCGCACAGACATCAAGGAAGGCATGACGGTCCGCAGTGTCGACGGCCACAAGCTCGGCAAGGTGTACGCCGTGGGCGAGACGGAATTCCATATCGAGAAGGGTCTTTTCTTTCCCAAGGACTACGCCGTGCGCTACGCGGAGATCAGCGAGCTGCGCAACGGGGAGATCATCCTGGCCCACGGCAAGGAGAGCCTGCGGACGTTCTCCGACGAGGTGCCCTACGGAACCGGAACCAGCAAGATCGGACACGAGGCGGCCACGAACGCCGCGTGGCTGAACGCGGGTGAGCGCACGGGGCTCCCCTTCGGCCACCGGCCCGAGGAGCTGCGCACGGAGGACCTGGGCAACCAGGAGATCGGGCCGTACAACACGGAGGGTGCCCGGGCCAGCCCCATCCTCACCGAGGAGGACCGGAGCATCGGCACCCGTCCGATCGCCACGACCCGGGGTGTGGACACCCCCATCCCCCCCGGCCCCCCGGTGACGGAGCGGCCCGCGGCCCTGCGCGCGGAGGAGGAGTCGGCCCGTGAGCGCGCGCTGCTGGACGAGAGGACCATCATCCACGGGGACGAGCTCTATGACGAGCCCCGCCGCGTGGCTCCCCGGAGCGACGCGGGCACGCGCAAGTTGGACCTCAGCGGCGAGGACGACCCGACGAAGCGTGGCCTCTAACGGCCCGAGCGGTCGTTCTTGGCGGAGGCGGCGGCGCGCAGCCGGGTCGACTCGGAGGGCGCGCTCGCCGTGTTCCCCGTGAGGTGGACACGCTCCAGGCGCTCGAAGCCGCGCAGGCGCTCGGGGAAGTGGGCGGACACGAGCCGGCCCACCTCCACGTCGCGCGCCGGGGGGCACGCCTCCGCCAGCGCCTCCGCCATCTGGAGCGCGTTGACGTAACGGCCCTCCGGCTTCTTCGAGAGCGCCACCTCCATCACCTCCCACACGGGCAGGGCGATGCTGCTGGGACGGCCCAGCGTGTCGTCACAGATGGCGTGCATGGACTCCAGCTCGTCCCCGCGGTCGAACGCGCGCACGCCGGTGAGCGCCTCGAAGAGGATGAGGCCCACGGCGAAGAGGTCGCTGCGCGCGTCCAGGCGGTGGCCCCGCGCCTGCTCCGGTGACATGTAGAGGGGCTTGCCCTTCACGATGCCCGGCAGCGTCACCGTGCGCTGGGCGCGCGCCTTGGCCACGCCGAAGTCCAGCACCTTCACCCGCCCGTCGAAGCCCACCATCAGGTTGTGCGGCGACAAGTCGCGGTGCACCAGGTTCAGCGGCACCCCGTCCTCCGCCCTGGCGATGTGGGCCGCGTGCAACCCGTGCAGCGCCTGGATGACGACGGCCACCGTCACGGCCGGAGAGGGACGCGTGGTCTTCAGGAGCCGATCGAAGTCCACCCCGCGCACCAGCTCCATCACCAGGAAGTAGGCGCCCTGGGCCTCACCGAAGTCGTAGAAGGTGACGAGGTTGGGGTGTGACAGCCGCAACCCGATGCGCGCCTCGTCCAGGAACTGCTTCACGATGTCCGGGTCCGAGGCCAGGTGCGGGAGGATGCGCTTGAGCGCCACCAGCCGGCCGAGCCCCTCGGGGCCCCGCGTGCGCGCCACCAGCACCTGTGCCATACCGCCGGTGCCCAGCGGTGTCACCAGCTCGTAGCGGCCGATGCGCCCGCGCGGCCCCGTCACCGGGTCATCGTCCTGCGGGGCCAGGTCGTCCAGCCGCTCCAGCACGTTGCGCCCGTCGGAGAACGCGAGGAAGGCCACCACCGCGTTGTCCAGCTGGTCGCCGATGGCGTCCACCAGCTTCATCACCAGCTGGCCGCCGTCGTCGAAGCGCCCCTCCACCACCAACCCCAGGGTGCCCAGCTCCAGCTTGCCGAGCGCCAGCTGGGAGCAGAAGAGCATCCGCCCGTCCTTCAGGCGGTGCGGGCCCGTCCACTTCGTGGCCTCGAAGACGTCCACCTCCAGCTGGCCCAGCACCCGGGTGAGCACCGGGCCCGACGTGCCCCGGAGACAGACGAAGCCGGCGGAGGCGTGCACCAGCCGCGCGCACTGGGTGAGGAACACATCCACCGCCGTGTCGAGGTCCATGCCTCGCTCCAGGCAGTCCTCGAGGATGTGATCCGCCATCCGCACCACGGCGGTGAGGCCGCGCAGAAAGGCGACTTCTGCTTCGAGCGAGGGGAATTCCACGGTGCGCATTGAACACCGGGGAGGCGGGCCCCGGGAAGGGGGCCCGCGCGGGGCTCAGGAGCCCGACTTCGACTGGTCCGCGTAGAGGGCGTCCGCGATGCGGTAGGCGCTGGTCTCCAGTTGCTGGTAGGCCTCCTTGATGGCGGCCGGATCCGAGCCCGTCAGCAGTTCCTTGAGGCGGTCCAGATCGGCCTTGATCTCCGTCCGGTCCTTCTCCTGGAGCACATTGCCGTACTCCTCCAGGCTCTTCTCGGTGGTGTAGAGGAGCGAGTCGCAGTTGTTGCGCAGCTCGGCCAGCTCCTTCTTGAGCTTGTCGTTGGCCTGGTTGGCCTGGGCGTCGGAGATCATCGCCTGGATCTCCGCCTCGGACAGGCCGGAGTTGCCCACCACGCGCACCTGCTGGATCTTCCCGGTGCCCAGGTCCTTGGCGCTCACGTGCACGATGCCGTTGGCGTCGATGTCGAAGGACACCTCGATCTGCGGCACGCCCCGGGGCGCGGGAGGGATGCCCACCAGCTCGAAGCGGGCCAGCGTCTTGTTGTCCACCGCCATCTCGCGCTCACCCTGGAGCACGTGCACGGACACCAGCGGCTGGTTGTCCACCGCCGTGGAGAACACCTGGCCCTTCTTGCAGGGGATGGTGGTGTTCTTGTCGATGATCTTCGTGAAGACACCGCCGGCCGTCTCGACACCGAGCGACAGCGGCGTCACGTCCAGCAGGAGGACGTCCTTCACCTCGCCCTTGAGCACGCCGCCCTGGATGGCCGCGCCCACGGCGACGACCTCGTCCGGGTTGATGCCCTTGTGCGGCTCCTTGCCGAAGAACGCCTTCACCTTCTGCTGCACCGCCGGCATGCGCGTCATGCCGCCCACCAGCAGCACCTGGTGGATCTGCTGCGCGGTGATGCCCGCGTCCTTGAGCGCGATGCGGCACGGCTCGATGGAGCGCTCCACCAGGTCGGCCACCAGCGCCTCGAAGGTGGCGCGCTCGACCGTCTCGGTGAGGTGCTTGGGGCCGGTGGCGTCCGCGGTGATGAAGGGGAGGTTGACCTCCGTCTCCGTGGCGCTGGACAGCTCGTGCTTGGCGCGCTCGGCGGCCTCCTTCAGGCGCTGCAGCGCCATGCGGTCCTTGCGCAGGTCCAGGCCGTTGTTCTGCTCGGCGAAGCGCTTGGCCAGGAAGTCGATGAGGCGCTGGTCGAAGTCCTCGCCACCCAGGAAGGTGTCGCCGTTGGTGCTCTTGACCTCGAAGACGCCCGAGTTGAGCTCCAGGATGGAGATATCGAACGTGCCGCCGCCCAGGTCGTACACGGCGATGCGCTCGGCGCCGATGTCACGCACCTTGTCCAGGCCGTAGGCGAGCGCCGCGGCCGTGGGCTCGTTGATGATGCGCAGCACGTTGAGGCCGGCGATGCGGCCCGCGTCCTTGGTGGCCTGGCGCTGGCTGTCGTTGAAGTAGGCGGGAACGGTGATGACCGCCTCGGTGACGGGCTCGCCGAGGTAGTCCTCCGCCGTCTGCTTCATCTTCATCAGCACGATGGCGCTGACTTCCGGCGGGCTGTAGCCCTTGCCGCGGATCTCCACCCAGGCGTCCCCGTTGGGGCTGGGCACCACGCGGAAGGGACTCACGCTGATGGCCTTCTTGGCCTCGGGCGAGTCGAACTTGCGGCCGATGAGCCGCTTGACGGCGAAGACCGTGTTCTCCGGATTGGTGATGCCCTGACGCTTGGCGATCTGCCCCACCAGGCGCTCACCGGACTCGGTGAAACCCACCATCGACGGCGTGGTGCGGCTGCCCTCGCTGTTGGGGATGACCACCGGCTCGCCACCCTCCATGACGGCGACGCACGAGTTCGTCGTCCCCAGATCGATTCCAATCACCTTGCCCATGACGTCCTACTGGCTCCCCGAGGGAGTGGTTCCGGGCTTCGCGGTGGTGGTCCCCCCCGTGGGCTCACCCTCCGGCGTTGCGCTTGAAGAAGTCGGCTCGGGCGCGGGCGGCGCGTTCTCCGGCGCGCGCGCCACCACGACCAGCGCGGGCCGCATCAACCGCTCATTGAGCATGTAGCCGCGCACGGCCTCGTAGAGGACGTGGCCCGAGGGCACCGCGGCGCTCTCCACCTGCTGCATGGCCTCGTGCAGGCGCGGGTCGAACGGCTGGCCGACGGCGGAGAAGCCCTTCACGCCATGCTTGCCGAACGCGCTGTCGAAGAGCTTGCGCGTCATCTCCACGCCCGTGCGGAGGCTCTCGAAATCAGAGGACTTCTGGGCCGCCTCCAGCGCGCGGTCCAGGTTGTCCACCACCGGGAGGAAGTCCTTGAGCAGGCGCTCGGAGCCGAACTTCTGGACCTCCTCCTTCTCCTTCTGGGCGCGCTTCTTGTAGTTCTCCAGGTCGGCCGTGGCGCGCAGGCCGCGCTCGTGGCTGTCCTTGAGGCGCTCCATCATCTCGCGGCCCTTGGACTGGCTGAACTCGAGCTGCTGGCGCGTCTCCCCCAGCTCGCGCTGGGACTGCTCCAGCTGCTGGCGCGCCTCCGCCAGCTCGCGCCGGGTCTGCTCCAGCGCGGTCGCCAGCGCGAAGGTGTCGTCGGAGCGGGTGGAGGGCTCCTCGAAGACGGACGGCGGCATGTCCACCTCCAGGGTCATCCCCCCTTCGGGAAGCTCCACATCCAGCGTCCGTCCACCCTCGGGGAATTCCACCTCTTGCGTCCTCCCGCCCAGGGACGCCTCGTCCTCCTCCGGAGGGGGAGTCTCGGCGCGACGCTCCACGCTCTTCAGCGCGGCGTCGATGACGTCTTGAGAGATGTGGGTCTGGAAGCTGCCCTTCTCGTCGCGGTTCGAGTCGGCCACGCGCGCACTATGTCATGGGGCCGGGGTCGATCCAACCGCCCTGGGGGCGGCCGGAGGTTGGCCGCCCCTTTCCCGCCTCCCAGACGTCAGGTCGCCGGGCGGGAGGGCTTCTTGCGGCCGATGGACTTCTGGGGGCCCTTCCTGGCCGCGGCCTTCTTGGCGGCGGTCTTCTGGGCGGGAGCCTTGGCGGCCGTCTTCTTGCGGCCGATGGACTTGGTGCCCGCCTTCTTCGCGGCCTGGGGACGGGGCGCCGGTTCGGAGCGGGGACTCGACTCCTGCCGGGGGCCGGGCTCCGGGCTCGGCTGGGGAGCCGGCGCGGAGGCCGCCTGCTCCTTGAAAGCACCCTCGACGGTGTCCTCGACGTGGCGCACGGCCGACTCGAGCCGCTCCGCCGCCTGCTTGCCCGTGGCCACCGCCCAGGTGCGCAGGTTCTCCAGCCCCTCCCTCACCTTGGCCTGCTTGGCGGGGTCCTTCACCTCCACCATCAGCCGCTGCGCCTCGGTCTTGAGCTCCTCGCCGGTGCGCTTGAGCTCCTCACCGGAGCGCTTGAGGAAGTCCATCAGCTGCTTGTCCCATTTCTCGGCCATCAGTCTCTCTCCTCCATCACGGGCGGTGCGAGCCGCTGGGCCCGGAGCCGGGCAGGCTATACTGATTCGCCAGTCGGGCGAGCGCGGGAACATCCATCAGACTGCACACCTGTCCGGCGTACAAAACAATCCTCACCCCTGGAGAGACGGATGAGAGCGGTACTGATTGCCGTGGCGACCCTGCTGGCCGTCCCGGCCCTGGCCCAGAACAAGAGCACGGAGAAGAGCACGGAGGCCAAATCCGCCCCCCAGACCGCGCCGGTCCGGCCGCCTCCGCCCAACGGCAACCCGGGCACCACGGGCTTCCCGGACACGGCGGGCAACCCGGTGGTGGTGGAGCGTGACGCGCTCAT
This window harbors:
- a CDS encoding serine/threonine-protein kinase: MRTVEFPSLEAEVAFLRGLTAVVRMADHILEDCLERGMDLDTAVDVFLTQCARLVHASAGFVCLRGTSGPVLTRVLGQLEVDVFEATKWTGPHRLKDGRMLFCSQLALGKLELGTLGLVVEGRFDDGGQLVMKLVDAIGDQLDNAVVAFLAFSDGRNVLERLDDLAPQDDDPVTGPRGRIGRYELVTPLGTGGMAQVLVARTRGPEGLGRLVALKRILPHLASDPDIVKQFLDEARIGLRLSHPNLVTFYDFGEAQGAYFLVMELVRGVDFDRLLKTTRPSPAVTVAVVIQALHGLHAAHIARAEDGVPLNLVHRDLSPHNLMVGFDGRVKVLDFGVAKARAQRTVTLPGIVKGKPLYMSPEQARGHRLDARSDLFAVGLILFEALTGVRAFDRGDELESMHAICDDTLGRPSSIALPVWEVMEVALSKKPEGRYVNALQMAEALAEACPPARDVEVGRLVSAHFPERLRGFERLERVHLTGNTASAPSESTRLRAAASAKNDRSGR
- the grpE gene encoding nucleotide exchange factor GrpE, whose amino-acid sequence is MADSNRDEKGSFQTHISQDVIDAALKSVERRAETPPPEEDEASLGGRTQEVEFPEGGRTLDVELPEGGMTLEVDMPPSVFEEPSTRSDDTFALATALEQTRRELAEARQQLEQSQRELGETRQQLEFSQSKGREMMERLKDSHERGLRATADLENYKKRAQKEKEEVQKFGSERLLKDFLPVVDNLDRALEAAQKSSDFESLRTGVEMTRKLFDSAFGKHGVKGFSAVGQPFDPRLHEAMQQVESAAVPSGHVLYEAVRGYMLNERLMRPALVVVARAPENAPPAPEPTSSSATPEGEPTGGTTTAKPGTTPSGSQ
- the dnaK gene encoding molecular chaperone DnaK yields the protein MGKVIGIDLGTTNSCVAVMEGGEPVVIPNSEGSRTTPSMVGFTESGERLVGQIAKRQGITNPENTVFAVKRLIGRKFDSPEAKKAISVSPFRVVPSPNGDAWVEIRGKGYSPPEVSAIVLMKMKQTAEDYLGEPVTEAVITVPAYFNDSQRQATKDAGRIAGLNVLRIINEPTAAALAYGLDKVRDIGAERIAVYDLGGGTFDISILELNSGVFEVKSTNGDTFLGGEDFDQRLIDFLAKRFAEQNNGLDLRKDRMALQRLKEAAERAKHELSSATETEVNLPFITADATGPKHLTETVERATFEALVADLVERSIEPCRIALKDAGITAQQIHQVLLVGGMTRMPAVQQKVKAFFGKEPHKGINPDEVVAVGAAIQGGVLKGEVKDVLLLDVTPLSLGVETAGGVFTKIIDKNTTIPCKKGQVFSTAVDNQPLVSVHVLQGEREMAVDNKTLARFELVGIPPAPRGVPQIEVSFDIDANGIVHVSAKDLGTGKIQQVRVVGNSGLSEAEIQAMISDAQANQANDKLKKELAELRNNCDSLLYTTEKSLEEYGNVLQEKDRTEIKADLDRLKELLTGSDPAAIKEAYQQLETSAYRIADALYADQSKSGS
- a CDS encoding transcriptional regulator — its product is MAEKWDKQLMDFLKRSGEELKRTGEELKTEAQRLMVEVKDPAKQAKVREGLENLRTWAVATGKQAAERLESAVRHVEDTVEGAFKEQAASAPAPQPSPEPGPRQESSPRSEPAPRPQAAKKAGTKSIGRKKTAAKAPAQKTAAKKAAARKGPQKSIGRKKPSRPAT